Proteins encoded together in one Penaeus vannamei isolate JL-2024 chromosome 9, ASM4276789v1, whole genome shotgun sequence window:
- the LOC113829233 gene encoding peroxisomal N(1)-acetyl-spermine/spermidine oxidase, whose product MRGTEDWLHIGSRVKDRYPDFGPNHQWKNGFDAIVRYYNASLPATNVKLSSPVCRILWDEKDDRVLVVTRKGDSYLAAHAVVTFSFGHLKERHTKIFEPPLPKSFTKYLGYADLGIADKVQLGWETPWWGDKPLSLDIIWTSRDIPQDRLWLYDIVNIESPHRAPNVLQVFLVGKDAVTMENLPEATVLKHMMYFLRRITRTEVPKPIFFHRTTWYNNPWTRGAYETYITFWGEQQGMESHDLLAIPIANSNGAEVLAWAGEHTHNARFGTTDGAIATGEREGYRILDLLEAKKL is encoded by the exons ATGAGAGGGACCGAGGACTGGCTCCACATCGGATCCCGTGTGAAGGACAGGTACCCGGACTTCGGTCCCAATCACCAGTGGAAGAATGGCTTCGATGCGATCGTCCGTTATTATAAT GCTAGCCTCCCAGCCACCAACGTCAAGCTCAGCAGCCCAGTGTGCCGGATCCTGTGGGACGAGAAGGACGACCGGGTCCTTGTGGTGACGAGGAAGGGCGACTCCTACCTCGCCGCCCACGCCGTCGTCACCTTCTCCTTCGGCCACCTGAAGGAGAGACACACCAAGATCTTCGAGCCGCCGCTGCCAAAGTCCTTTACTAAATATCTagga TACGCTGACTTGGGCATCGCCGACAAGGTCCAGCTCGGTTGGGAGACCCCGTGGTGGGGCGACAAACCTCTCAGCCTCGACATCATCTGGACCTCCAGGGATATTCCTCAGGACAGG CTGTGGCTCTACGACATCGTGAACATAGAGAGCCCACACCGAGCGCCCAACGTCCTACAGGTGTTCCTCGTGGGAAAAGACGCCGTCACGATGGAAAACCTGCCCGAAGCGACGGTTCTCAAACACATGATGTACTTCCTCAGGAGAATCACGCGCACAGAGGTCCCAAAACCCATTTTCTTCCACAG aacaACGTGGTACAACAACCCATGGACGCGCGGAGCCTACGAGACCTACATCACCTTCTGGGGCGAGCAACAGGGCATGGAGAGTCACGACCTGCTGGCCATCCCGATCGCCAATTCCAACGGCGCTGAG GTGCTGGCGTGGGCGGGCGAGCACACCCACAACGCGCGCTTCGGGACGACCGACGGCGCCATAGCCACGGGCGAGCGGGAAGGCTACAGGATTCTCGACTTGCTCGAAGCGAAGAAGCTCTAA
- the LOC113829239 gene encoding uncharacterized protein isoform X2 gives MVGFGNFSQYYRPTKSASGLLQLCSSQNVARRIKRRSARLQDHHVITALHSTQQCHRKPLATYGCISGFLVSRNSAVKGGRFRLIRCIYPALLYLRPGLSSSQFPFRFISLSHKEERDRDGRYRDRCLDYLA, from the exons ATGGTTGGGTTTGGGAATTTCTCACAG TACTATAGGCCTACAAAGTCTGCAAGTGGACTACTTCAGCTATGTTCTtcaca gaatgtaGCGCGCAGGAtcaaacgcaggtcagcaagattgcaagaccaccACGTTATCACTGCACTGCACAGCACACAGCAATGCCATAGAAAGCCACTGGCAACATACGGATGCATCTCTGGCTTTCTAGTTTCTCGAAATTCAGCCGTAAAAGGAGGGAGATTCCGTTTAATTCGGTGTATATATCCGGCTTTGCTGTACCTTCGTCCCGGGCTTTCATCGTCTCAG TTCCCCTTtcgttttatctccctttctcataaagaagaaagagacagagatggaagatacagagacagatgtCTGGACTATCTCGCCTaa
- the LOC113829239 gene encoding uncharacterized protein isoform X1, with the protein MPVICESTLGSPIVSERFSNRINRSCREMNMMPICEWLGLGISHSTIGLQSLQVDYFSYVLHSKDNKDMVQYGIGYVIHILTGVETSVELKFYIDLVSVLFVTMDILCCDILSLILLLNLPLCARNVARRIKRRSARLQDHHVITALHSTQQCHRKPLATYGCISGFLVSRNSAVKGGRFRLIRCIYPALLYLRPGLSSSQFPFRFISLSHKEERDRDGRYRDRCLDYLA; encoded by the exons ATGCCAGTCATATGCGAATCAACGCTTGGATCGCCGATTGTGTCTGAGCGGTTCTCCAATAGAATTAACAGGTCTTGCAGAGAGATGAATATGATGCCCATTTGTGAATGGTTGGGTTTGGGAATTTCTCACAG TACTATAGGCCTACAAAGTCTGCAAGTGGACTACTTCAGCTATGTTCTtcacagtaaggataataaagatatggTACAATATGGTATTGGTTATGTAATACACATTCTAACTGGTGTAGAGACTTCAGTAGAATTAAAGTTTTACATAGATTTAGTTTCAGTTTTATTTgtgacaatggatattctttgctgtgacatactgtctttaATTttacttctaaatctccccctgtgtgcaaggaatgtaGCGCGCAGGAtcaaacgcaggtcagcaagattgcaagaccaccACGTTATCACTGCACTGCACAGCACACAGCAATGCCATAGAAAGCCACTGGCAACATACGGATGCATCTCTGGCTTTCTAGTTTCTCGAAATTCAGCCGTAAAAGGAGGGAGATTCCGTTTAATTCGGTGTATATATCCGGCTTTGCTGTACCTTCGTCCCGGGCTTTCATCGTCTCAG TTCCCCTTtcgttttatctccctttctcataaagaagaaagagacagagatggaagatacagagacagatgtCTGGACTATCTCGCCTaa
- the LOC113829234 gene encoding uncharacterized protein produces MLFPAWIYVAAVVLGVLCEGVPRMQGGSADHYSPWIKQTPRQETHPCDGLRDEREAWYAQARRVGVVIVGGGLAGLAAAKTLSDYGYNDYVLLEAQDHLGGRVRTFREGSIRVEEGAEWIHGGWRNPVYRIAREIGAADPLLPDDHFEWRIVTQDGAPVNESYGDVLEEMRDICERSDLGLLPYYDLPYGLCCLHRFHQKYEPMKNAGLRRGLLHHMEQVLRLPSALAERSSVRFAVLLRPGLPPEWPGCGVKDGSWFCI; encoded by the exons ATGCTTTTCCCGGCTTGGATCTACGTTGCTGCGGTTGTTTTGGGCGTCCTCTGCGAAGGGG TTCCTCGGATGCAAGGAGGATCAGCGGATCACTACAGCCCGTGGATCAAGCAGACCCCGCGGCAGGAGACTCACCCCTGCGACGGTCTGCGGGACGAGAGAGAggcatg GTACGCCCAGGCTAGGCGCGTGGGCGTCGTGATCGTGGGCGGAGGTCTGGCCGGCCTGGCTGCAGCCAAGACCCTCTCGGACTACGGCTACAACGACTACGTTCTCCTGGAGGCGCAGGATCACCTGGGGGGCCGCGTGCGCACCTTCAGGGAAG GCTCCATCAGGGTCGAGGAGGGCGCCGAGTGGATTCACGGAGGCTGGCGGAACCCTGTGTACCGCATCGCACGGGAGATCGGGGCCGCGGATCCTCTTCTGCCGGACGACCACTTTG AGTGGCGCATAGTGACCCAGGATGGCGCTCCGGTCAACGAATCCTACGGCGACGTTTTAGAGGAAATGAGGGACATCTGCGAGAGGTCAGATCTTGGCCTCCTGCCCTACTATGACCTCCCTTACGGCCTGTGTTGTCTGCATAG ATTTCACCAGAAGTATGAGCCGATGAAGAACGCTGGCCTCAGGAGAGGCTTACTCCATCACATGGAACAGGTACTGAGGCTCCCTTCTGCGTTGGCGGAGCgaagttcagttagatttgcggtcctgcttcgcccgggccttccTCCGGAGTGGCCCGGCTGCGGAGTGAAGGATGGAAGTTGGTTCTGTATATGA
- the LOC138862719 gene encoding uncharacterized protein: MNRSDYVKKVDDILKDKTKFSQIPDKPESLIIKNEDKLNSFLRKLKKEEVINESTYSSLFTSGSRPGILYGLPKIHKANLPVRPILSALGTINYNVSKFFIPILRRLTLNQYTIQNTFTFVQKLIEIPHANDYVLASFDVTNLFTNVPLDETIDIIMNSLFEKSDKVLGFNRMYFKKLLDIATKDIMFWFNGTLYKQIEGVAMGSPLGPTLANIFMCYNESKWLKNCPIEFKPKHYFRYVDDTLLLFKSEDEVNKFLEYLNNQHPNIKFTCEIEQNGHLPFLDIDISRDMNSFVSSVYRKPTYTGLTTKFNSYIPIKYKGNLISTLIFRAFKISKDYFIFIKEIDFITNILRLNMFPINFIEKNIRTTLNRLLVPVEPTLTVSKDVIYMKLPYLGTISHCLERKLSNLIKTHYSTVTLKVVYTTSLSLGNLFKFKDKVPKPLRSSIVYKFTCSSCDATYIGKTSRNLFMRIEEHKGFSFRNTNYKLTRPNKSSIRSHCEAKNHSFSSENFEILDSSPFDFDLIILESLWIWKEKPNLNEYSSSIDIELLK; this comes from the coding sequence ATGAATAGATCAGATTATGTTAAAAAAGTTGATGACATtcttaaagataaaacaaaattctcCCAAATTCCTGACAAACCTGAATCACTTATTATCAAAAATGAGGATAAGCTTAATTCTTttctaaggaaattaaaaaaagaagaggttatTAATGAGTCtacttactcttccctctttacttctgGCTCAAGACCTGGAATTTTATATGGTTTACCCAAAATTCATAAAGCAAACTTACCCGTCAGACCCATCCTTTCAGCATTGGGAACCATTAATTATAATGTTTCAAAATTTTTCATTCCCATTCTAAGACGTCTCACTCTGAATCAATATACCATACAGAACACCTTCACCTTTGTTCAAAAATTAATTGAGATCCCACATGCAAATGATTATGTCCTAGCTAGTTTTGACGTCACTAATTTGTTCACTAATGTCCCTCTAGACGAAACCATAGACATCATTATGAACTCTTTGTTTGAAAAATCTGATAAAGTTTTGGGATTTAATAGAATGTATTTTAAAAAACTTTTGGATATTGCCACAAAGGATATAATGTTTTGGTTTAATGGAACTTTGTACAAACAAATTGAAGGGGTTGCAATGGGAAGCCCTTTAGGACCTACTTTAGCAAACATTTTCATgtgttataatgaaagtaaatggctTAAAAATTGCCCTATAGAATTTAAACCCAAACATTAtttcagatatgttgatgatactttattgttattcaaatccgaagatgaagttaacaaattcttggaataccttaataatcaacatcctaacattaaattcacttgtgaaattgaacagaatggacaccttccctttttggatattgatatttctagggatatgaattcttttgtctcctcagtcTATAGAAAACCAACTTACACGGGTCTAACAACTAAATTTAATTCTTATATACCTATCAAATATAAGGGGAATTTAATTTCTACGCTGATTTTCAGAGCATTCAAAATTtccaaggattattttatcttcattaaggaaattgactttatcacaaatattctaagattgaacatgttcccaattaattttattgaaaagAACATAAGGACAACTCTCAATAGACTTTTGGTCCCTGTAGAACCCACATTGACTGTCTCTAAGGATGTAATTTATATGAAACTACCTTATCTTGGAACTATTAGCCACTGtctagaaagaaaattatcaaatctaattaaaACTCACTACTCAACTGTTACTCTTAAAGTAGTATATACAACCTCCCTCTCATTAGGTAACTTATTTAAATTTAAAGATAAAGTACCGAAACCTTTACGCTCTTCAATAGTATATAAATTCACGTGTAGTAGCTGCGATGCTACTTATattgggaagacttcccgtaacctcttcatgagaattgaagaacataaaggtttctcatttaggaatactaattacaagctaactagaccaaataaatcttcaattagaagccactgtgaagcaaaaaaccattctttctcatcagagaattttgaaatcctagactcctccccttttgaCTTTGATCTAATCATTttagaaagtctatggatttggaaagaaaaaccaaatttaaatgaatattcatcttcaatagacattgaacttcttaaataa